Within bacterium, the genomic segment TCGATCAACTCCGGGTCGCGCTTGAGCCGACCTGCACGCGAGTTGGCGATCACGCCGGTCTTGCTCAACGCAAAGCCCCAAACGCCCCGGAGGCAGCAAACGCCCTATTTGTGGCTCGAAGATGCAAAGCGGCCTTCCAAACGGGGTGCTGCATCTCCAGTCGGGTTCTCAGGGGTTGAGGATCGGCAACGACGGTCCCGGCTCGATGGTCAATAATTCCGTCGCCGGTAACGTCACTGTGTCCAGGCTCAGTTCGGTTGGCTGGGCGAAGCGCAGCGTGACGAAATTCGCCTCGTGTATCTCGACGCAGGACTGGTCGGTCAGGCCGAAGGTGAGCAGCGGTACTTCGAGGCTGAGGCGCGCGGGTCCCGCCGGCGTCAACCCCACGTGAAAACTGCCGACCGCGGGCGTGTCGTCCTGGAATGGCGTGACCGCCAGTCCGAGATCGCCGATGACGCTGATCGCCAGCGCTGTAAACGAGTCTTCCAACAGGGCTCTTCCGTCGATCTCGATTTCGGCGTTCACGGGTTCGGCCAGTTCGCGTGCCCGTTCGCCGCGCACCAGCACTGATGCCAGAGTTCGCAGTGATTCAGCCGTGCGACCCGCCAGCCCGCGACCCGGTCCTGCTTCGATTCCTTCGAGCCAGCGCTTGGGTGCACCTGCGAGCAGCGAAAGCCCGTAGTAGCTTTCGCTGGCCGCCGGACGGATGCGCAGGAGTGGCTGCAATCGGGGTTCGGGGGACCTGGTCTCCTCGTCGAGCAGGCGGTCGAGTACGCCTTCCACGCTGCCGCGCAGTCCGAGCGAGCGCGCGATCGAGTTCGCCGAACCCCCGCCGGCCAGCACCAGTTTGGGCAGGATCGAATGCGGCCAGACTCTGAGCAGGGAAGTCAGTACGGCGGCCGTTGTGCCATCCCCACCGACTACGACCAGGGTGTCGATGTCGGCTGCCCGAGCCTCGCGCAGCTTCAGGTACAACTCCTCTGGGCTCCTGCCCAGAAAGAGATTCTCTGCCGGGATGCGCTGTCGGATCCGGGTGACCAGATCGGGGTCGCTCACGACCCGCGCTGTCCGCGGATTAACTACGACCAGTGGGTACTTCACCATGTTTTCACCCCCAGGATGGAGTTAGCTCAGACAACGCCTCCGGGCCAGGGTGGGGCAGTGCCCGCAGGCGGGGCTAGACTTCGCTCCATGTCACTGGAAGAGCGGAAAATCTGGTTGGAAGGGAAGCTGGTCGCCTGGCCCGAGGTCACGGTTCACCTGCTTTCTCAGTCGGTCCAGCGCGGCTCGTTGGTTTTTGACGTAATGCAGGTGTGCGAGACGGCTCGCGGTCCGGCGATCTTCGGTCTGCGCGAACACACCGAGCGTTTCATGAACTCGGCTGCGCTAAACGGCATGGAACTCGAACACGACCTGGATGCTCTGCTGGCGGCGATCGCAGAGGTCGTGCGGGCGAACCCGGGATGCGAGATCGTGAAGATCAGCGGCTACTACGATTCGATCTCGTTCGACGTATTGCCGGCCAACCCGCACGTCTGTGTGGCGGTCGCGGCTTTTTCGATCGCCGACATCGCGCCCAGCGGCGCGGGCGAGCGCCCCAACGCGCGCCTGCAGATCGCACATCCGCGCAAGATGCCGAGCAGTGTTCTCTCGCCACAAATCAAGGTCGCTGCGAGCTACACGCATGCAGCGGTGGCGAAAAAGCGCGCTCGGGCGGAGGGCTTTCACGATGTGCTCTTTCTGGACGAGCACGGCAATCTGGCCGAATCGTCGACGCAGAGTTTCTTCCTGGTCACCGAGGGGCTCCTGCGTTCCGCACCGACCGATCTGGTGCTCGCCGGGATAACCCGTCGCGCGGTGATCGATCTGGCCCGCGATGAAGGTCTGATCATCAAGGAAGAGCCGCTGCCCGGCGATCTGCTCGCGCGCGCGGAAGAAGCTTTCCTTACGGGGACCAGTTCAGGAGTGTGGGCCGTCGAACGGATCGATGGGCACGAATTGCCGGCGCCCGTTCCGGGTCCGATCAGCTCGCGTCTCATCGAGCGTTTTGCCCGCATGCTCGAAGGAGAAGATCCGGTCTTCAGTCCGCGCTGGGTGCAATCGATATGAGTGCGGAAAAGGGGACGACGCACGAGCGCCCGCGAGGCAAGCGCGTGCTATCGGGAACACAGCCCTCGGGCGTACTGCACATCGGCAACTACTTCGGTGCGATCCGCCAGTACATCGCTCTCCAGGAAGACAATCAGGCGGCCTATTTCCTGGCCGATCTGCACTCCCTGAATTCGGTTCGCGATGCCGATACCCGTCGTGAGTTGACCCGCGGCGTTGCGTTGGACTACCTGGCGCTCGGAGTCGATCCCGAGAAGTCGATCCTGTACCGGCAAAGCGATCTGCCCGAAGTCGCCGAACTCGCCTGGATTCTCACGACCGTCACGCCCATGGGTCTGCTCGAACGCTGCCACTCCTACAAGGACAAGCTGGCTGCGGGTCTGAAACCGGACCACGGCCTGTTTGCCTATCCGGTTCTGATGGCGGCCGATATCCTGATTCACCGCGCCGACGTGGTGCCAGTGGGGCAGGATCAGAAACAACACCTGGAAGTCACGCGCGACATCGCCGTAAAGTTCAACATGACCTACGGCGAAGTTCTCACACTGCCCGAAGCGTATATCCCCGACGAGGTCGCAACGGTGCCCGGCACCGACGGGCGCAAGATGAGCAAGACCTACGACAACACCATCCAGATGTTTGCGACTGCCAAACAGCTCAAGAAGCAGGTGATGGGTGTCGTGACCGATTCGACACCCGTCGAAGACCCCAAGGATCCCAACACTTCGAACCTGTTCGCGCTCTACGCGCTGTTTGCGAATGATGAAGAGCGAGCCGAGATGGCGCAGCGTTTCCGCAAAGGCGGTATGGGCTATGGCGACGCCAAGAAGGCCCTGCTCGAGAAAGTGACCGAGTACTTCGGACCCGCACGCGAGCGTCGCGAGAAGCTGGCGGCCGATCCCGACGCAGTCGAAGAAGTGCTGCGGGTCGGTGCGGTCCGCGCACGCGAGGTCGCCGCCGGACTGATGGACGAAGTTCGTTCCGCCTGCGGTGTGGGAGCCGTTCGCGGCTGACTCTGTCTTTCCAGAACCCGTAGCCCCGCTCCCATCGTGTAGCATGCCGCTCGTAAGGAGACTGGAATGGATATTTCAGGCAAGGCGGCGATCATCACCGGCGGTGGCACGGGCGTGGGCCGCGAAACTGCACTGCAACTGGCCAAAGGCGGCTGCTCGGTGCTCGTGAACTACAGCCGTTCAAAGGACGACGCGGAAAAGACCGCCGAAGACTGTCGAGCTCTGGGCGTGAAGGCGATCGCGCATCAGGCGAGCGTCGCCGATGATTCCGCCTGTCGCGGCATGGTGAAGGCGGCTACCACAGAGTTCGGACACCTGGACATCCTCGTGCAGAGTGCCGGTACGACCGTATTCGTACCCCACACCGATCTCGACGGCGTGAAGGCCGAAGACTGGCAGGAACTGATGGCCGTAAATGTGGTCGGTCCCTTCCAGATGGCGCGCGCCGCCCGCGGACCGCTTCAGGAATCGGGCGACGGCGAAGTCGTCATGATTTCGAGCGTGGCCGGCGTGGCCGGGCAGGGCAGTTCGATTCCCTACTGCGCCTCCAAGGCCGCACTCAACAATCTGACGGTCACACTGGCGCGAGTGCTCGCACCGCAGGTGCGCGTGAATGCGGTCGCCCCCGGTGCCATCACCGGGCGCTGGCTACAGGGCGGACTCGGGGAATCCTACGACGGGGCGATGGCCGCGATAAGTGCACGGGTTCCTCTGGCCAAGGTGTCGAGT encodes:
- the trpS gene encoding tryptophan--tRNA ligase — encoded protein: MSAEKGTTHERPRGKRVLSGTQPSGVLHIGNYFGAIRQYIALQEDNQAAYFLADLHSLNSVRDADTRRELTRGVALDYLALGVDPEKSILYRQSDLPEVAELAWILTTVTPMGLLERCHSYKDKLAAGLKPDHGLFAYPVLMAADILIHRADVVPVGQDQKQHLEVTRDIAVKFNMTYGEVLTLPEAYIPDEVATVPGTDGRKMSKTYDNTIQMFATAKQLKKQVMGVVTDSTPVEDPKDPNTSNLFALYALFANDEERAEMAQRFRKGGMGYGDAKKALLEKVTEYFGPARERREKLAADPDAVEEVLRVGAVRAREVAAGLMDEVRSACGVGAVRG
- a CDS encoding SDR family NAD(P)-dependent oxidoreductase encodes the protein MDISGKAAIITGGGTGVGRETALQLAKGGCSVLVNYSRSKDDAEKTAEDCRALGVKAIAHQASVADDSACRGMVKAATTEFGHLDILVQSAGTTVFVPHTDLDGVKAEDWQELMAVNVVGPFQMARAARGPLQESGDGEVVMISSVAGVAGQGSSIPYCASKAALNNLTVTLARVLAPQVRVNAVAPGAITGRWLQGGLGESYDGAMAAISARVPLAKVSSPEDIADAVLGIVTGSDLMTGQVLVVDGGMLITI